One stretch of Ipomoea triloba cultivar NCNSP0323 chromosome 8, ASM357664v1 DNA includes these proteins:
- the LOC116026815 gene encoding endochitinase EP3-like: MAYFGSVLVCLALIAISPSSGGSVSDIVSDAFFNGIADQADSRCEGKGFYTRTSFLDAVNSYPQFGTVGSADDSKREIAAFFAHVTYETGNMCYINEIDGASRVFCDPSNKQYPCAPGKKYYGRGPFQLSWNFNYGPAGQSIGFDGLNNPDIVATDPVISFKTALWFWMNNCHSLVTSGQGFGATIRAISGQLECDGANPVTVRKRVEYYTQYCQQLGVHPGDNLTC; this comes from the exons ATGGCTTATTTTGGTTCAGTTTTGGTATGCTTAGCTCTTATTGCAATCTCCCCTAGCAGCGGCGGGTCCGTTTCCGACATCGTGTCAGATGCGTTTTTCAACGGAATTGCCGATCAGGCGGATTCCAGATGCGAAGGGAAGGGCTTCTACACGCGAACCTCGTTTCTTGACGCCGTCAACTCCTACCCGCAGTTCGGAACGGTTGGTAGCGCCGATGACTCTAAGCGGGAAATTGCGGCGTTTTTCGCCCACGTTACTTATGAAACTGGAA aTATGTGCTACATAAACGAGATCGATGGTGCATCCAGAGTCTTCTGCGACCCGAGCAACAAACAGTATCCCTGTGCACCCGGAAAGAAGTACTATGGACGTGGGCCCTTCCAACTCTCGTGGAATTTCAACTATGGACCGGCTGGCCAAAGCATCGGTTTCGACGGCCTAAACAACCCGGACATCGTCGCCACAGACCCGGTTATTTCCTTCAAAACTGCCCTGTGGTTTTGGATGAACAACTGCCATTCTCTCGTCACTTCCGGTCAGGGTTTTGGCGCCACCATTCGCGCTATCAGCGGCCAACTTGAGTGCGACGGGGCTAATCCGGTCACGGTTAGAAAGAGGGTTGAGTATTACACACAGTATTGCCAGCAACTCGGTGTTCATCCTGGGGATAACCTCACATGCTAa
- the LOC116026811 gene encoding endochitinase EP3-like encodes MANFGSFLLCLALIALSLGLSSAQNCGCAGGLCCSQWGYCGTGDDYCGEGCREGPCYKPPSPPSGGGSVADIVSEAFFNGIADQADSGCEGKGFYTRNSFLDAVNSYPQFGTVGSADDSKREVAAFFAHVTHETGHMCYINEIDGESRDYCDETNTQYPCAPGKMYYGRGPIQLSWNFNYGPAGQSIGFDGLKNPDVVATDPAISFKTALWFWMNNCHSPITSGQGFGATIRAINGQLECDGANPDTVRTRVAYYTQYCQQLGVDPGNNLEC; translated from the exons atggCAAATTTTGGTTCATTTTTGCTATGCTTGGCTCTTATTGCACTGTCCCTAGGGTTGAGCTCAGCCCAAAACTGTGGCTGCGCTGGTGGGCTGTGTTGCAGCCAATGGGGGTATTGCGGCACTGGGGATGACTACTGCGGCGAAGGGTGCCGTGAAGGGCCGTGCTACAAACCCCCTAGCCCCCCTAGCGGCGGCGGCTCCGTTGCCGACATTGTGTCAGAAGCGTTTTTCAACGGAATTGCCGACCAGGCGGATTCCGGGTGCGAAGGGAAGGGGTTCTACACGCGAAACTCGTTTCTTGACGCCGTCAACTCCTACCCGCAGTTCGGAACGGTAGGGAGCGCCGATGACTCTAAGCGGGAAGTTGCGGCGTTTTTCGCCCACGTTACTCATGAAACTGGGC ATATGTGCTACATAAATGAGATCGACGGTGAATCCAGAGACTACTGTGACGAGACTAACACACAGTATCCCTGCGCACCCGGAAAGATGTACTACGGCCGTGGACCCATCCAACTGTCCTGGAATTTCAACTACGGACCGGCCGGCCAAAGCATCGGTTTCGACGGCCTAAAAAACCCAGACGTCGTCGCCACAGACCCGGCTATTTCCTTCAAAACCGCCCTGTGGTTTTGGATGAACAATTGTCATTCTCCCATTACCTCCGGTCAGGGTTTTGGCGCCACCATTCGCGCCATCAACGGCCAACTTGAGTGCGATGGGGCTAATCCGGACACTGTTAGGACGAGGGTTGCGTATTACACACAGTACTGCCAGCAACTTGGTGTCGATCCTGGGAATAACCTTGAATGCTAA
- the LOC116026812 gene encoding endochitinase EP3-like: MVNFGSVLLCFALIAFSLGLSSAQNCGCAEGLCCSKWGFCGTGDDYCGQGCQQGPCNTASSNGGSVSDIVSDAFFNGIADQAGSTCEGKGFYTRASFLEAVKSYPQFGTVGSVDDSKREIAAFFAHVTHETGHTCYINEINGASGDYCDENNTQYPCATGKMYYGRGPIQLSWNFNYGPAGQSIGFDGLNNPDIVATDPVISFKTGLWYWMNNCHSLITSGQGFGATIRAINGQLECDGANPNTVSKRVEYYTEYCQQLGVDTGDNLTC, encoded by the exons atggtgaatTTTGGTTCAGTTTTGCTATGCTTTGCCCTTATTGCATTCTCCCTAGGGTTGAGTTCGGCCCAAAACTGTGGCTGTGCTGAGGGGCTGTGTTGCAGCAAGTGGGGGTTTTGCGGCACCGGCGACGACTACTGCGGCCAAGGGTGCCAGCAAGGGCCGTGCAACACCGCCTCTAGCAACGGTGGCTCCGTGTCCGACATCGTCTCCGATGCGTTTTTCAACGGCATCGCCGATCAGGCGGGTTCCACCTGCGAAGGGAAGGGGTTCTACACGCGCGCCTCGTTTCTTGAAGCCGTCAAGTCCTACCCGCAGTTCGGAACGGTCGGCTCTGTCGATGACTCTAAGCGGGAAATAGCTGCGTTTTTCGCCCACGTTACTCATGAAACTGGAC ATACTTGCTACATAAACGAGATCAACGGTGCCTCCGGAGATTACTGCGACGAAAACAACACACAGTACCCTTGCGCAACAGGGAAGATGTACTACGGCCGTGGACCCATCCAACTATCCTGGAACTTCAACTATGGACCGGCCGGCCAAAGCATTGGTTTCGACGGTCTAAACAACCCGGACATTGTCGCCACTGACCCGGTTATTTCGTTCAAGACCGGCCTGTGGTATTGGATGAACAACTGCCATTCTCTCATCACCTCCGGTCAGGGTTTCGGCGCCACCATTCGCGCCATCAACGGCCAGCTTGAGTGTGATGGTGCCAATCCGAACACTGTTAGCAAGAGGGTTGAGTATTACACCGAGTACTGCCAACAACTTGGTGTTGATACTGGGGATAACCTCACATGCTAA